The DNA sequence CAGTATGGGGTCGGATAGGGGCTGTGTCTTTGCATTTTACATTGATTCAGCGTATTGGCAACGCTAAGAGCTTTGAGGGAAAATTGAGGATGAAAAATGGCCAAAATGGGAAAATGAATATAGAAAAAAGATGGATGTCAAATGTTATTGCTTATGCAGCCAGGATAGTTGGAAAAGAACAAACTGAAGCAGAGTAACATTGTCTAAACTTTTCCTACTCTAAACCGTAAGTCTCTAATAACTTATAAATCTGAGCCTTTGGTGCTTCTAAATCTTGGTTTTGCTTATCAAGTCTTTTAGCATTTTCCATTGCGTTCTTTTGATACCTTTTCAATCTTTCATAAATATCATGATTGCTTTTATAATATCTTTCCGACTTTTGATAATTGGATAAAGGCTCATATTTTCTTATTTCCTTCACTACTTTATCACAAGAAGAGTAACTTCTTCCTGTATTACAAAAATGAAGCAGATACCAGAATTCTAAACAGGGATTATTTATCAAAATTTCTATTTCCTTTTCCTTCTTGAAATTGTTAATTATTTTCTGTAAATCACTACATTGATTATGTGTTATAATGGCATCTAAATCTACCAACCAAAATATTTCATCGTAACCAT is a window from the Bacteroidales bacterium genome containing:
- a CDS encoding RloB domain-containing protein: MIIEGETECWYLQLMQQHENLPKVDIKPELPKKRKLNEIKSLLKKLLEDGYDEIFWLVDLDAIITHNQCSDLQKIINNFKKEKEIEILINNPCLEFWYLLHFCNTGRSYSSCDKVVKEIRKYEPLSNYQKSERYYKSNHDIYERLKRYQKNAMENAKRLDKQNQDLEAPKAQIYKLLETYGLE